The Anaerolineae bacterium genomic sequence ATCTCCACCCCTTTCTCCTCCAGCGCCTTTAAATCCTCTATGACCGGCGACCCTTCCACGGTAAGTTTCACCCCGGTATTAATGAAAATGATGGCCTCGGGCAATGGGTCCACCTCGTTCAAAACGTGCAGGAAACTTCGGATGAGGACTTCCTGTAGCTCCTCAGGTCCTCTTCCTATCCCGGAAGCAGGAATTAGAATAACCGCAGGGCCTGCTGGAGGGGTGCCGGCAGAAGCTCGCTCTGGCTCTACCTCCCGACGCAAATGGATATAAATCCCATCGCTTTTCTCATCCACTGTTACAGTAAAACCCTGTTTGCGCGCAAGGTGCGAGATGTTCTCTCTGGCTGTAACGTTGTCCACGATAACTATCAATTCGCCGGCTTCAGCCATGGCTTTGCGGGTGAGTAGAACTGGCTGAGGGCAGGATAGACCCCTTGCGTCAATTACCTTTGCCATAGCTCACCTCCTTGCGATTTTCTTTATGGCTTCTATAGCTTTTTCCACTTCTTCTACCGTATTGAAAAAGCCTATGGAGAAGCGCACTGTGCCCTTCGGAAAAGTACCCATGGTCCTGTGGGCAGACGGGGCACAATGAAGGCCAGGCCTGCACATTATCCCGAATTCTTCATCTAAGGCAAAAGCTACATCAGATGGTTCTAATCCTTCCACGTTGAAGGAAACGATTCCTATCCTCAGGGAAAGATCTGAAGGGCCATAGAGCCTGACCCTTTCAATGGAAGAGAGGCCTTCCAGCAGGAGAGCGGTGAGCCGCAATTCGTGGCAGCGGATTTCTTCAACCCCTCTTTCCAGTATAAACCGGACCCCCGCTCCTAAGCCTGCAAGGCCTGCTGCGTTTAAAGTCCCGCTTTCGTATTTATCGGGCAGGAAATCAGGCTGCTCTTCCAACTCGCTCCGGGAACCAGTACCACCTCGTTTTAGAGGTTTTAACTCCTCCAGAGGAACCCTTGGCCCGATGTAGAGGCCTCCAGTTCCGGTGGGGCCGAGAAGGCTCTTGTGGCCGGTAAAAGCTAGAAAATCTATGCCATCGGCTTCTACATCAATGGGATGGGCTCCGGCTGTCTGAGCGGCATCCACCAGAAGGTATGCCCCATACTGGCGAGCGAGTTTCCCGGCTTCCCTTACCGGCAAAATCGTCCCGGTGACGTTGGAGGCATGGTTCAGAACTATAAGGCGAGTGCTGGGACGTATGGCTCTTTCCAGATCCACTGGGTCAAGCAAGCCCTCAGGGGAACACTTGAGCACTGAGATTTCAACCCCATTCTTCTCCAGGGCCCGCAGGGGCCGCATCACTGAATTGTGCTCCATGGAGCTGGTTATTACGTGATCCCCTGGGCGGAGGAAACCCGTAAGGACCAGGTTCAGCATCTCGGTAGCATTGTGACCGAAGACTATGCGGAGAGGATCGGATATGCCGAAGAGTTCAGCCAGGGCTTCTCTCGTTTCGTAGACAATTCGGCCGGCCTCTACTGATAGGCGGTGCCCGGAACGACCAGGATTAGCTCCAACTCTGGTGAGAAAACGAACTATTGCTTCTACCACCTGAGGTGGTTTAGGGAAAGAAGTGGCGGCGTTATCAAGGTAAATAATGCTCATTTCTCCTCCCCAAGCCCTGGCGTCTCCCACCCTTCAGGCCTGGGGAGGCTTTGAGGAGCTAAAGGGGGGAACCACCTCCCCGGCTCGCAGAGCCGTCCGGGTGGGTTAAAATATAAAGCCGGGAATCCCGGCGCATCACGTGCGCCTGCCTTTCATCCCGGCCTCAAAGGGTTCAAAAAATTATAAACTTAAGGATCATCTGAACTCTCCCTCGGGGGCTAATTATATCCAACCCCTCAGGCAAGTCAAATCCAGCTTTCTCCACCCTACAGCCTAGCGAAACATGGTGGAAAATTCCTGCCTGAAGCTGGCAATTTCACTTCAGGGAATTCCATAGCTTTTCAGCCCGGCCCTTATGAGCCACGATCCTCTGCTTAGCAGTTACTTTGAAAGCTTCGTAGGCCTGTTCGGAGTAAACCCCTCAGGTTTTCCGGGCAAGTCCTGTGGCTATATCATCCAAAGTGGGTCGGCTGCGCTTTATAAAGGATTTGAAGCGCTTTTCAAAGACCGAACGAGGCACAAGGATTTTCCGGCCACACTTCATGCACTTAAGGCCAATATCGGCCCCCACCCTGACCACGAGCCAGTGGTTGGCCCCGCATGGATGAGGTTTTCGCAGCTTTACCTCGTCATCAAGGTGCACATCTAACGGCATAGCCCTTTTAGAATTTATCCTTGATGGTGAAAAGCAGAGGCCCAGAATACGGGATCTTTTCCAGAACACCCTCTTTTTCCCCCACCACTATTAACCCAAGGGTATCTCCAGTTTTAAGGCCAAGATAGCTCAGGGGTATGGCCAGTTCCAGGACTTTCTCAGAGCGCGCTAAGTTCACTATTTCCCTGGCTAAGCGCCAAACCTCTTGGCCTTCGGCTTTGAAAAGGAAAGCTCTTGGTTCATAGGGCACTATCTCTAAGGCCCATGCCAGCCCAACACCGTCCATGGCCTCAACTTTTTCGTCAAGGCGGCGGAACTGCCAGTTCATTTTCTCTGCAGAGGGGCATATGAAATAGAGGGAAAGGGATAAAGAGTCCACCGGTTCGCCTGTTTCTATTCGCAAGTAAAGGGTTCCTGGATCATAACCATAATAGAGCCCGCTCAGGAGGTGGCTTGAAGGGCGCATGGCCCCTCCCGTTGCCACCCCTTTCACGTAGCCGGCTCTGGCCCAGTCTGAAGAGGCTTGAGGTGAGGCTTCCAGCCTGGGTGAAACAAAGTAAGAAGGAATCCGCTCCGGCACCACTTTCGGTCTCGTAATGGGGGAAGAAAGCCATTCGGGGACAGGAAGGCCAAGGTTTGTGTAAACTCCGGCCAGGTGTCCTCTGAAGGCTTGGTCAAATATTTGCTCCTGCTCCGAAACATTCTGGCTGTAATACCACCAGAACCAATCGCTACCTTCGGCTCTGTAAAGGCATTCCCATCCTTTCTCTAAAGTTTCCAGGTCAGCCAGAGGGTAATTTTTCTGCCAGTTTATCAAATCTTCTCGAACCCGAGCTAAAGCTTCCCAGGCCCTATTCTGAGCCTCTTCCCCAATCCATGTCTCCAGATTGCCCTCTATCCAGGAACCTGTAGCCAGATCAGTTAGGGTATCCTGCGGAGGAAACATTTCCAGAAAATCTTTAACCCTCACACACTCAATTTCCGGCTCTTCCGAAAGCATTCGGTAGAGATTGTGGAGGAAAACGTCTCCATTGTGCTCGTAGTGTTCCCAGCAGTTTTCCCCATCCAGGATAATGGTGACAAGGGAAGGTCTTTCCCGGGGCAGGCGATCCTTTGCTGCTTTGAGCCTTCCCACCAGATCCTGCGCTGCCTCATATCCATCCATGTGCTGGTAGACAAAACCGATGCGGTCTGACAGAAATCGGTCTCGGAAAAGAACAGCGAGGCTTTTCCCGTCAACCTGGATGCGGTAGGGTTTGTAGAGAATCTCAGGTCTTTTGAGGTGGCCGTTGGAGTCCCTTTCCAGGCTCAGTTGGAGGGTGCGAGCCAGAATAGCCTCATCAGTAGCAAACCATGCGAATCCCTTTTGGGCTAAAATTGGGACGAGCTCTGGACATACTGCTCCTTCAGGAGGCCAAAATCCTGCCGGCTCATGGCCGAAAAGGTTCCGGTGGAATTCTATAGCCTTGCGGATTTGTTCTTCGGCATCTTCAGGGTGAGAAAAAGCTACAGAGGGCAAGGGAAGATGTGGGCTCGCCCGGCGGGCATTTTCAATATTTATGAGCAGGGGAAGTATGGGGTGGTAGAAGGGTGAAGTCGCGAGTTCTACTTGCCCTTTCGCCTCCAGCTCCCGGTATAGGGGAATTATCCCCGCCATTATTTCCCTATGCTTCTCCAGGAGTCCAGCAAACTCTTCTCTGGAAAAGTTGACTCCTTTTTCAGCCAAGCTCTTTAGGAAGGCATCTCCTTTAACTTTGTTGGGGTCAGTCCAGGCCAGATTGAACCAGGTTATAAGGTCGCGGAAG encodes the following:
- the yedF gene encoding sulfurtransferase-like selenium metabolism protein YedF, translated to MAKVIDARGLSCPQPVLLTRKAMAEAGELIVIVDNVTARENISHLARKQGFTVTVDEKSDGIYIHLRREVEPERASAGTPPAGPAVILIPASGIGRGPEELQEVLIRSFLHVLNEVDPLPEAIIFINTGVKLTVEGSPVIEDLKALEEKGVEILICGTCLNYFGLTDKVAVGSISNMYSIAEKLMGAGKVLSL
- a CDS encoding aminotransferase class V-fold PLP-dependent enzyme, translating into MSIIYLDNAATSFPKPPQVVEAIVRFLTRVGANPGRSGHRLSVEAGRIVYETREALAELFGISDPLRIVFGHNATEMLNLVLTGFLRPGDHVITSSMEHNSVMRPLRALEKNGVEISVLKCSPEGLLDPVDLERAIRPSTRLIVLNHASNVTGTILPVREAGKLARQYGAYLLVDAAQTAGAHPIDVEADGIDFLAFTGHKSLLGPTGTGGLYIGPRVPLEELKPLKRGGTGSRSELEEQPDFLPDKYESGTLNAAGLAGLGAGVRFILERGVEEIRCHELRLTALLLEGLSSIERVRLYGPSDLSLRIGIVSFNVEGLEPSDVAFALDEEFGIMCRPGLHCAPSAHRTMGTFPKGTVRFSIGFFNTVEEVEKAIEAIKKIARR
- a CDS encoding DUF951 domain-containing protein codes for the protein MPLDVHLDDEVKLRKPHPCGANHWLVVRVGADIGLKCMKCGRKILVPRSVFEKRFKSFIKRSRPTLDDIATGLARKT
- a CDS encoding glycoside hydrolase family 57 protein, giving the protein MPLYVAFVWHMHQPYYKDPISGKYVLPWLRLHAVKDYLHMVEVLSQYPRVKVTINLVPSLLLQLLEYLKGEAIDPAMELGFKDEWSQEEKEYILSHFFSINRERLLNLYPPYRLLLELSPYVRQAPHLFSSAYFRDLITWFNLAWTDPNKVKGDAFLKSLAEKGVNFSREEFAGLLEKHREIMAGIIPLYRELEAKGQVELATSPFYHPILPLLINIENARRASPHLPLPSVAFSHPEDAEEQIRKAIEFHRNLFGHEPAGFWPPEGAVCPELVPILAQKGFAWFATDEAILARTLQLSLERDSNGHLKRPEILYKPYRIQVDGKSLAVLFRDRFLSDRIGFVYQHMDGYEAAQDLVGRLKAAKDRLPRERPSLVTIILDGENCWEHYEHNGDVFLHNLYRMLSEEPEIECVRVKDFLEMFPPQDTLTDLATGSWIEGNLETWIGEEAQNRAWEALARVREDLINWQKNYPLADLETLEKGWECLYRAEGSDWFWWYYSQNVSEQEQIFDQAFRGHLAGVYTNLGLPVPEWLSSPITRPKVVPERIPSYFVSPRLEASPQASSDWARAGYVKGVATGGAMRPSSHLLSGLYYGYDPGTLYLRIETGEPVDSLSLSLYFICPSAEKMNWQFRRLDEKVEAMDGVGLAWALEIVPYEPRAFLFKAEGQEVWRLAREIVNLARSEKVLELAIPLSYLGLKTGDTLGLIVVGEKEGVLEKIPYSGPLLFTIKDKF